The Deltaproteobacteria bacterium genomic interval GTACTTGATTCCGCCCGGCGAGCGGATTTCCATGGCGTATCCGTCCCGCCCCCGGATGGTGCCCAACAGCGCCCCCGGCGGCAAAAACAGCCCGGCCAGATCAAAGGCCTCGTACAAATCGCCGCCAGGCGCGTCGCGCAGATCGATGACGACCGGCGCCGTGGCGTCCGAGGACACATTCCTGGCCAGGAAATCCAAGGTGGCGCGCATGGCCGGCCGGGTCACGCCACTGGCGAAATCACGGACACGCACGACGCGCCGCGTTCCGGGAGGCACCAACTCCACATCCAGGGGCGTGAACGCTTCCCGGCGGACCGTGAAGCTCCCCTGCCTTCCGTCGGGCAGGGACAGGCGCAACCGGACCGTGGACCCGGCCTCGCCCTTGAGTCGGGCGGCGACGCCTTCCACGTCCACGCCCCGGACCACCTCGCCGTCGATGGCCAGCAGGCGGGAGCGGTCCGGAATCCCGGCCCGGTCCGCGCCGCCGTCCTTGTACACATGAAGCACGATATTCCCGTCTCGCATGACCAGGGCGGCGCCGATGCCGATCCAGGTTTCGCCGCCCACCAGGGGAGCGCGGTACTCCGAGGCCGAAAAGAGCCGGGCATGCGGATCGATGTCGGGCAGGCGGCGCGGCAGATTGTCCTCGGTCAACGCGGCCAGGGCGTTCTCATCCGGCGGATTCAGGAGATGCCGGCGCAAAATGTCCCGAATGTCCTCCAGCGGCGCGGCCTGCAGGCACTGCCCGGCCAGCACGGCGGCCAGCACGGCGGTCACGGCCAGACCGATCCTCACCGGGCCAGCTCCATCTGCATTTTCATGAGCAGATCGTATTCCTTGCGCAGGGCGTCACGCTGGGCTTCCAATTGCTTGCGGCGCAAGTCCACGTCGCTGTCCCCCTGGCCGCTGCCTTCCAGATCGTCCAGGGAGGCTTGCTGCCGGCCGACCTTGGATTTCAACGCCGTGATCCGCTGTCGCAATTCATCGACCCGCTTCCGGTCCGCGCCCTGTCTGGCGGACAGGGCCGAGGCTTTTTTTTCCAGGGCCGCGATGTCGTCCCGCATGGCCGCGACCTTGGCGCGGTCCTGGTCCACCTGGGCCTGGACAGCGGACTTGCGGGACTCGAGCTGGCTTTGCTCCACATCCAGTTCCTGCTGCACGGCCCGCAACTCATCCAGCCGGGCCTCGCGCTCCGCGACCCGGTCCTTGTAGCCGCCTCCGCCAAGTCCGGCCACGCCGCCGAAAAAGCCGCCCTGGCGCGGATCGTGATTTCCCCCGGCGCATCCCACCAGCACCATCAGGCCGGCAACCACCAGTATCCAGGCAATGGATTTCATACGGACAACCTCTGGTCGATGCGGGCCAGCTGGGAACCACCGTCACGCAACTGGTCCAGGTTCTTCCGCAGGGCGTTTACTTCCTTTTCCAGGCGGACGACATACTGATCGTCCGCCGGCCGCTTCTGGCGTTCCTCGTCCAGAATGGCGGTCTGCACCTCCAGCTCCTTGGCCAGGGTCTCTTCCAGCTTCTTGCTGTCGTCGATCCGCTTTTGCAGCGTGTCCCGCTTGGCGATCAGGGTCTGCCTGTCTGCCTTGCCCTTGTCGTATTTGGCGCGCAGCGTGGATGATTCCCGTTCGAGCACGGCGACGTCCTGGGACAATTTTTGGTTATAGGCCAGGGCCGTCCGATTGTATTCCTGGGTGTGGGCGATCTCGGCGTCCAAAAATTCCTCGGTGGTGGCGTAGGCCTGTTTGCGCTTGGCGATTTCGTTGCCGACCAAAAAGCCGACGCCAGCCCCGGCGACCGCGCCGATGGCCGCGCCCCGGCCACCGCCGACGGCGTACCCAAGCAATCCACCCAGCACCGCCCCCACGGCCGTGCCCTCGGCCTTGGTCCGGGTCTGGTCCGAAGTGGTCGCGCAGCCCGGCAGCAAGGCGCAGATAATCACGATCACAATAGTGGCTTTCACGATTTTCATATTTCGTCCTCCCTGTTTCCGTTGGCTCATGAATCAGAAAAACCGGCAAAGCGCGTCCGGAATTCCTCCAGCCACGCCTCTTTCCCGGGGCGTCGCTGTTCGGAAAAGGCCGCGACATGCGTTTTAAGCAAGTCCATGACCAGCCGCTCGCGAGCGGTCATGTCCCTGGCTTCCAAGTCCGTGAAGGCATGGTCTATATAGGTCTGGTCATACCCGCCCAGGGTGCCGATTTTCTCGGCGTACCCCCGCATCTGCTCGCCCAGGGCCGCTTCCAGTTCGGCCACGGACTTCTCCACGGTGGCCAGCTGTTCCTGGTACCTGGCCGAGACCTCGGCCAGTTCGCGCGCCGTTTTCAGGGTCTGGGCCAGACGTTCCAGCCGGGACAAATACACCGACAGATTGACCCCGTTGCGGGCCGCGTCCTGGGCCAGACTGCGCGCGCTCTCGCGCTGGGCCAGTTCCAGGCGTTCCCTGGCCGTGGCCAGGGTGGTCTGAACCGCGCCCAGGGGTTCGCGCAGACTCGGGTTATCCTTGATCAGACGCGCGATGATGGGATCGGTGTCGCCGATTTGGACCGAGGCCTGAGCCACCAGATTGTCCAGGGTCCGACCCACGGGCATGGACCGGCGCAACTCCGTCCGGTAGGCTTCGTATTCCTTCTCGATCCTGGCCCGCTGGGCCGTGCCAACCACGACATTGCTTCCAATGGCCAGACGCGCCCCGGTGTTGAACGACCGGCGCTCCTCGACCTTTTTCTCGTCCGCGTTCCAGGCGTAAACATCGAGCTCGGCCCGGGCGGCGCTGCGCAAATCGCCCGGGGGCGTGGACACGCCGCCGCCGCGCACGGCCACGCCGCCGGGCTTGCCCTGCCAGATTTCCGGCCGAAACAGCCCCGAGGTCATTTCCTGAACATTGCCAAAAAGATCATGAAATCCATTGGTATCGGGCTGACGCAGTCCAATGGGACGCAGCCGGTGCTTGGCGTTGCCCACATGCCAGGCATGGGCATCGACCTCGCCCGCCGCGAACGGCAGGGCGTTATCAAAGATACCGGCCCCGATCCCGACCAGGCCGCCACGGGCGCAGTATTCCCATTCGTCCTCGGTCGGCAGACGCACGAAACCCGGCGCGCCGTCCAGACGCGGCATGGCCCCGACCCGCTCGGGATGGGCCGAATCGAACAGCCATGCGTTGTAGCGCCGCATGAATTCCAAAACATCCTGATACGAAACAAAGGCCAGGGGCTTCATCAGGGCGTCACGCAGGGCGCGGCCGGCGAGGGTCGGCAACGTCTGGTCCTCGGGATCCCGGCTCGCGGCCAGCAAGGCGTCCATGCCCATGACCGCGACATATTGACCGCGCGTCAGCTCGTATTTGGCCAGGATAATTTCCCAGGTATCGTCAGGCCCCGGAAAGGAACCGCTGATCTGGGTGCGTTGCAGCCCCTCGAAGATTCCGCCCGAGGCGTCGCCGATCTGGATGACGCGGCTCTCGTCGCCCCAGAATCCCTTGCCGGGCACGGCCACGCGTCGAAAAACCATCGCCGCGTCGCCCGGCATGGGCAGAATCACATCGCCCTCGGCCGGTTTGGGATTGGACACGGTCTGGGGTGGCGTCTCGGCCAGAACTGGACAAAACGCCGCCACAAGCGCCGCCACCACGAACAAAACGACCATGTTCCACGACGCGCCGCCAAGGCGGCGCCTGCCACGACTACTGTTCACGAATAACCTCCGCGGGATCGATCCGGGTCGCCCGCCAGGCGGCGGCCAGGGAGGCCAAACCCGCCAGGGCAAGGGTCACGACGCAAAAAAACGGCACGTAGGCCGGGGGCAGCACGCAAAACACTTCGCCCGGAGCCAATTCCGAGGCAAAGGACCGGTTGATGGCCAATGCCAGGGCCGCATAACCGCCAAATCCGGCCGCCAGCCCGAAAGCGGCGATCATGAGCCCCTGCAAGACCGGAAACAGAAACACATGGACGCGGGTGAAGCCCAGCAGGCGCAGCACCCCCAAATCGCGCCGCCGCCGTTCCACGGCCGCGTACAAGCTGGCCACCAGCACGGCCGTGCCGCCGAACAGGCCCAACAGGGCGATAAGCCAGAACAACCGGCTCAGACCCCGGTCCAAAACGCGGATGCGCCCGATGGCCTCGACCTCGGCCACGACCTCGATGCCCTCGTCCTTGAGCCATTGGTACAGCTCCGGAACGTGATCGATGCTCGCGGCGTACAGGCGGAACCCCCGATACCCGCCCCGCGCCATCTCGAACCGGCCGGTGTCGCGATTGAAAAGCACGTCCCGCTGACCGGCCGTGCGCAAAATGCCGACCAGCTCCACCGGCACCACCGGCCGGTCCAGGCGGGTGACACCCGCGACGCGCAAGGGGAAGGCCAACGTCTCGCCCGTGGAAGAAACGACCTCGACGGTCTCCGCCGGCCCCGTCCCTGTCCGGGCCCGGGGCCAAAGAACGCTGGTCAAGGCCTCGTCCCGTGGCGGCGTCCGGCCAAACGCGCCCCAGGGCGTGGCGGACAGCCCCAGCAGGGCAGCCTGATCGGCATCCACGGACAAGCCCACGGGCCGCTGGGCCTGGCCATCATGAATCAGGCCCACGTCCACGGCATAGGGAAGCAGCAACCGGGTTTCGCCCCGCAGCTTCCGGTCGATGGCCTGCAGGTTGGACACGGTGATGGACGCGCCAGGAGCCCCCAAATCAAGGACCACGAGGCTTGACGGAAGGGAAAATCCAAGCAGGTCGGCGGCTTGCTCCGGGCTCAGGTCGCGGATGTGTCCAAAGCCGGTGTTGATGATCAGTCCGGTGCGCCGGATGGGCGACAGCGGTTCGCGCAACACCAGCACGGCGCCGTCATAGCTCGCGTAGGGCGTCGGTGTTTCGCCCGTCCAACCCCTGGCCGGAGCGGCATGCCCTTCCTTGTAGGCTTCCACGTCCGACACAAACGACAACGGCGCATAAACCCTGGCCAGGGAACCGGCGCGGGGTTCCAGGACGGCCACGATTCCAAGCCGTGCCTCGGCGGTCTCGGTTTGGCCGCCCCTGGACCGCGTGACCCGGACCGCCAGCTCGTCGCCGGCCTTCACCCCGGCCAGACGGGCCGCCTCGGCCGTGAGCACCGCCTCACCGTCGGCCGGAATAACGCCGCCGTTTTCCAGCAACAGCGGGTCTCCGGACGCCGTGGGCACGAGGTCGAAAAGTTCTCCCGTGGTTCGGCCAGCGGGCACGACCTGGATAACCGAGGACAAGGGCAGGATGGTCGGGGTCAAAAAACCCACGCCGGGTCTGGCGGCCAGGGTTTCAAACCATCGCGCCGGGAACTCCCGGGTCTGGACGGGGCGGATTTCCCGAAAAACAGGGTCCTCGACCAAACGGTCGCGCAGGGTCTGAATGGTGCCGTGCTTGAGACCCATCAGGACCAAGAGCGGGGAGACAACGGCGGCCAGGGCAATGACCAGACACAGGGTCAGAATCCATTCGTGGGCCAGATGGGCCGCGGCCAGGCCCGGAACGAGGATCATGGGGCGCGGCGTCATGTCCCGGCCTCCCGGCGGCAGACAGAACGGGTCACCTGCTCGGAAACCTGCGTGGTTTCAAAAGAGTAGACCACGTCGGCCCTGTTCGTGACCAGGTCCACGTCGTGGGTGACCACGACCACGGCCACCCCCTCCTCCCGAGCCAGTTTGTGCATGTCGTCCAGGATGACCCGGGCCCGGGCCTTGTCCACGGCGGCCGTAGGCTCGTCGGCCAGGACCAGCCGTGGCTGATGGGCCAGGGCGCGCAAAATGGCCGCGCGCTGGCGCTGGCCAATGGACAACGACGCGGGCATGCGGTCCAAGCAATGATCCACGCCCAGTCGGCTGGCCAGGGCGCGGACCCGGCTTTCGCTCATGCCCGAGCCCTTGATCCTGCCAGGCAGCAAGACATTTTGACCGACGGTCAAAAACGGCAGCAAGCCGCCGGTCTGCAAGACATAACCGAAGCAGTCGCGGCGCAATCGGGCCAAATCGCCCTCGCGGCCCTGGGCCCAGAGCCCGGCCACGTCGTGAACGTGCCCCTGGGCCGAAGCGACCTCGAACCTGGCCACCCTGGTCGGAGCCATGACCAGGGCAACCATGTCCAGCAAGGTACTCTTGCCGCATCCGCTTTCCCCGATGACCGCGATCATCTGGCCCGGCAGCACCGCGAAACGCGGCACCCGCAACTCGAAAACGCTTTCGCTTTGGCTGCGCGTCTTGAGCAAATCCTCCAGATACACCATGGGCGCGGTCAACAGGAGCCTCCGTTCAGGGCAGATAGTCGATATGCAGGGGGTACACCAAATCCTGGTCCGAGTCCGTGTCGTTCAGACGAAACCAAGCGTCGACCTGCTCGTTGATGGCCCGGTACTGGTCAAGCTTGGCCAGAATGCTCCATTCCAACCGTGACCGTTGCTCGGCGGTCATGCTCGCGAACATGTCATCGGTCAGGGACAGGATGTCGCTTTTATAGGGCAGACTCTGGATAAAGGCCGGAAGCAGCCCCGCGTCCGCCAGTTTGGTCGCGCCGGCGATATCCTCGGGCCGCTTCATGGTCTGACCCGAAACGGCCTGCAACGCCTCGAAGAACTGGGACTGGGTCACCTCGGCCCGCATCAGGGCCTGCACCACCTGATCCAGCGCCTGGGCCAGGGAGGAGAGTTGCTCCCTGGTGACCAGGACGCGGACTTCCAGGGAGCGGTCGGCCGGATTGGTCAGATCCCGGTCCACGGCCCAGGCCACGATGTCCTTGGGCGGAGAGGCTTCCTTGCCAATGTACTCGATCAGGGCCGCCTCCCACAGCTTGTCGATTTCCGCCAAGGGCTCCGCCGCCGCGCCCTGTGCTGGCTCCTTGCCCCTGGTCTGGCTCATCAGGCCGGTCACGCGGGCGGTCAGATGCTCGGCAAAAGCCCTGTATTCCTCCTCGTCAAACGCCTTGATTTCCTTGATCGCGGCCTCGCCCTCTTCGCCGCGAACACGGGCCAGATGGGAAAACTGACCCTGGGCGGCCGGGTAATCCTCCTCGGCCCTGGGATCCTGCAAGTGGACAGCCAGAAGATGAACCTGGGCGTCGTCGTATTCACGGCGCAGATCGACTTCGTCCTTGCCCGTGGTGTTCTGCTTGTGCCCCTTGGGATGGGCGCTGGCATCGCCCAGAAGAATAACGAAACGAAGCGCCCCGTCCCGCCATTTGGAGCGCAACGCCACATCCACGCCGGCAAAGGCTTCCTCGGCGTAGTCCACGCTGCCCACGGACGTGGCCCCGGCCTGGGAAGCCAGCAAGCCAGCCAGATCCTCGGCCCCGACCAGCTCCGGGGTGAGATTTTTGGTCACGTATTCAAGCCGTGGCGCGACCTCCAGGGAATCGCGGTAGACCACCAGTCCGAAACGAAAGCGGTCGGCCGTGTCACCGCTGAATTTCTTGGCCATGCCGGCCACGGCCTCGCGGGTCAGATCGATAAAGGGCTGCATGCTGCGCGTGGTGTCCACGACAAAAACGATATCGGCCTTGACATCGGCCAGGACCGCCCCGCCCTGGGTGCGACCGACCTGGGCCTGATCACGGTATTCGTCGTTTTCCAGCGTGTCCGCGCCCCGGCTTCGGGGCACGGCGGCGGCCAGTTGCAAAAGGCGGACGTCATCCCCCCCGATTTGCGTCTGGGACCATTGCAGGATGGGCAACACGTAAAACTGCCGGGTGATATCGACAAAACGCTGGGGCTCCATGCTGACAACGCTCTCGGGCACGTTGCCGGCTTCGATGCTCTTGTAGAGTTCACCGGCCCTGCCGGCCATGTCCAGATCATCGACGACGCCCTCCAGGGCGGCCTTGTCCCGGAACATGAGCACCGGACGCCGGCCTTCGAGGGGATTGCCGGGATGCGTGTAGGACACGAGCAAGGCCTGACGCCATTCCAGCACATCCTTGGCTTGCATCCAGCCCTCGGGTTGGATGCGGGAGGACCCGACCCGGTACCAGCCCTTGGGATCGGCGGGATCATTCAGATCGAGCCCCTGGCGCTCAAAAACATACAGGGGGCGAAAGGCCGGAACATTGGCCCTGGCCACGGCGTCGTCCTTGGCCTCGGCATCGTGGTACATGTTGGAGAATGGCCGGGGCAACACGCGCAAGGGCAGCTCGGTCGCGGTTTCCCGACAGGGTGAACCAGGCTCGCAGGTCACGCCGTCATCCACGACGCCCGGAATCGAAGGCCCACCGGCCTCCACGGTCCCCTCCAGGGCCGACGGGCCATCCACGGGAGCATGGCCATGGGTTCCCTCCAGCTCCGACAGATCGGCGCGTACCGGGGCGTGACACAAAACCAACAGCAGAGCCGCGCCGATGCAAAGCCCTTTCCGAGCAGATGCGAAAAACCGAAACATGTCCCCTCCTGACTTCACGGTTGCGATGTTCGTGAATCTCGTTTTTTTGTCTCAAGCCAAGCCCCGCCGGGACGCGCCGCGCGGCGGCGCGCCAATCAAGCCGTCGGCTTCTCAATTTTCAACCAGTCCAACAGGTTAGAAATTTTCTACCAAACCGGGAAATAATTTGATCTAGTATACCCTTAATATAGCGAGGCATTTCATGCAAACGCAAAGAGCAAAAATTCCCGATTGGATGATCAACACGCACGGTTTTGATGGAACGACATGGCACCCGGATTGGGCTCAATAATTTACAATTTTGGATAATACACCCGTGAACATGGCGGTCGGTTTGACAATTTCGCCAGCCGAGCTGTTCATGGGGAACAAATACGGCGACATGGCGACGAGATGGGCATTTGATCACGAAGGAGAAAACGGATGGGTACAGCGATTCGATATCCGAAAAATGTCACAGGCACGGTGATTGCACAATCAACCGGGAACTAAAGGTGCCGAATCATATTGTCTTTTTTGGACCAAATTTTCTGGACCAGAAGTGGCTTTCTTGCTTCAAGCCCCTTTATTTTTTAATTTTTCTAGCGTAAGGATGTCCAACTCTGTAACACTTACTTCTGGAGGTTGTCTGTGAAGAAATTCGCCCGTGTTTTTCTGACAATGGCAAGCGTGCTGCTCTTCGCCACGGCCGGAGGAGCCGAAAGCATCAAAATCGGCTTCAACATTCCCCTGACCGGTGACATCCCCAAAGTAGGCGAGGAGTCGAAATTCGCCGGGGAAATGCTCCGGGAGGAAATCAACGCCGCCGGGGGCCTGGAAGTGGGTGGCAAAAAGTACCAACTCGAATTTATTTACGAAGACAATGAATCCAAGGCCGAATCCGCTGTCTCCGCCGCCCTGAAGCTCATCGAGCGCGACAACGTCCTGGCCATTGTCGGCCCCAACTCCAGCAAGCAGGCCGTGCCGGCCGGACAGGCCTCCGACGACAACCAGACGCCCATGATCTCTCCCTGGTCCACCAACCCGGACACCACCAAGGACCGGCCCTGGGTTTTCCGGGCCGCCTTCCTTGATCCCTTCCAGGGCCCGGTGGCCGTGGATTTCGCCATGGAGCAGTTCGGCGCCAAGACCGCGGCCGTGCTCTACGCCCTGGACAACGATTATTCCAAGGGCCTGGCCGAAATTTTCCGCGACGACTTCAATTCCAAAAATGGCGAAAACAGCGTCAAGGCCTTTGAATCCTACTCCTCCAAGGACCAGGACTTCAGCGCCCAGCTGACCAAGATCCTGGCCGCCAAGCCGGACTTCATCTTCCTGCCCAACAATTACAACGAGGTCGCCCTGATCATCAAACAGGCCCACGATCTTGGCTGGAAGGGCCCGTTCATGGGCGCCGACGCCTGGGGCAACTCCGAACTGATGGCCCTGTGTGGCGACGACTGCAAGGGACAGTACTTCTCGACCCACTACGCCGCCGCCGGCGCCACCGGCGACACCAAGGTCTTCATCGACCGCTACAAGGCGAAATACGGCTATGAGCCGGCCGACGTCGCCGCCCTGACCTGGGACGCGACCCGCATCGTGCTCCAGGCCATCCAGAACACCGGCGGCCTGAGCGGCAAGACCCGCGCCGATCGCAAGGCCATCCGCGACGCCATGGCCGCCATCCCCGAATTCCCCGGCATCACCGGCAACATGAAATTCGACGAACAGGGCGATCCCATCAAATGCGCCGTGGTCGTCAAGATCAGCGACAAGGGCGAGTTCGTGTTCACGAAATCCGTGTGCCCATGACGAATTGAACCAAGCGCGCGGAGCACATGCTCCGCGCCTTTTTTATTTCAAAGCCCGCCAGGGCCTTTCATTGTCAACAAAAGTCTTTGGGACACTGGACTCAAGGGGGGAAATTCGTGCTCGCAAGTATTCTGCAAAACCTCTTCAACGCGTTTCAGTGGGGCAGTTTTTATTCACTGATAGCCCTGGGCTACACGCTGGTTTACGGCGTGCTGCGTCTGATCAATTTCGCCCACGGCGACATTTTCATGGTTGGCGCCTACATCGCCTTTTTCATCGCCTCGGCTTTTCTGGGCATGACCTTTTCGCTGCCCGGCTGGATGATCCTGGCCATGGTCATCCCCCTGACCATGATCCTCACCGCCTTGGTGGGCGTGTCCATCGAACGCATCGCCTACCGCCCCCTGCGCCGCAAGGGAGCCCACCGCCTGTACGTCGTCATCACGGCGTTGATGTGCGGCCTGGTGCTCGAAAACGGCAACCTGGCCCTGTTTGGAGCCAGTCGGAAAAGCTTTCCCGACATCGTGGACAAGGTCGTCTACACCGTTGGCGATTTGAGCATGACCAACCTCAAAATCGGAGTCGTGATTTCCGCCATCCTGGTCTTTGTCATTTTGCATTTCATTGTCACCAAGACCAAGATCGGCATGGCCATGCGCGCCATTTCCTACGACAAATTCGCCGTGCCGTTGATGGGTATCCCCATCGACACGATCATCGTCTTCACCTTCATCCTCGGCTCCTCCTTCGCCGGTCTGGCCGGTCTGCTCTTCGCCATGTCCTATCCCATCCTCGACCCCTACATGGGCGCCCTCATTGGCTGGAAAGCCTTTATCGCGGCCGTTGTCGGAGGAATTGGCGACATCCGGGGGGCGTTTTTCGGGGGCTTTCTCCTTGGATTCGTCGAAATCCTCGTTGTCGCGGTCTTTCCCTCGACTTTCCGGGAGCTGATCGCCTTCGCCATCCTGATGACCATCCTGTGCATCAAACCCACGGGCATGTTCGGCGTGGCCGGCACGACCAAAATCTAACGATGAAAACACACTATGACCGAGCGGCCTCTCGCTCTCCTCACTCACTTGGTATTCGAGGGCTTCAATGCGCAAATTAACCGTCCCCACGATCCTTTTGGCACTGATCGGCGTGATCGTGTTCATGTCCCACCAGGAATACATCGACCTGTATATCCAATCCGTCATCATGTTCATGGGCGTGAACATCATTTTGTCCAGCA includes:
- a CDS encoding ATP-binding cassette domain-containing protein — protein: MVYLEDLLKTRSQSESVFELRVPRFAVLPGQMIAVIGESGCGKSTLLDMVALVMAPTRVARFEVASAQGHVHDVAGLWAQGREGDLARLRRDCFGYVLQTGGLLPFLTVGQNVLLPGRIKGSGMSESRVRALASRLGVDHCLDRMPASLSIGQRQRAAILRALAHQPRLVLADEPTAAVDKARARVILDDMHKLAREEGVAVVVVTHDVDLVTNRADVVYSFETTQVSEQVTRSVCRREAGT
- a CDS encoding branched-chain amino acid ABC transporter permease; the encoded protein is MLASILQNLFNAFQWGSFYSLIALGYTLVYGVLRLINFAHGDIFMVGAYIAFFIASAFLGMTFSLPGWMILAMVIPLTMILTALVGVSIERIAYRPLRRKGAHRLYVVITALMCGLVLENGNLALFGASRKSFPDIVDKVVYTVGDLSMTNLKIGVVISAILVFVILHFIVTKTKIGMAMRAISYDKFAVPLMGIPIDTIIVFTFILGSSFAGLAGLLFAMSYPILDPYMGALIGWKAFIAAVVGGIGDIRGAFFGGFLLGFVEILVVAVFPSTFRELIAFAILMTILCIKPTGMFGVAGTTKI
- a CDS encoding VWA domain-containing protein, which translates into the protein MFRFFASARKGLCIGAALLLVLCHAPVRADLSELEGTHGHAPVDGPSALEGTVEAGGPSIPGVVDDGVTCEPGSPCRETATELPLRVLPRPFSNMYHDAEAKDDAVARANVPAFRPLYVFERQGLDLNDPADPKGWYRVGSSRIQPEGWMQAKDVLEWRQALLVSYTHPGNPLEGRRPVLMFRDKAALEGVVDDLDMAGRAGELYKSIEAGNVPESVVSMEPQRFVDITRQFYVLPILQWSQTQIGGDDVRLLQLAAAVPRSRGADTLENDEYRDQAQVGRTQGGAVLADVKADIVFVVDTTRSMQPFIDLTREAVAGMAKKFSGDTADRFRFGLVVYRDSLEVAPRLEYVTKNLTPELVGAEDLAGLLASQAGATSVGSVDYAEEAFAGVDVALRSKWRDGALRFVILLGDASAHPKGHKQNTTGKDEVDLRREYDDAQVHLLAVHLQDPRAEEDYPAAQGQFSHLARVRGEEGEAAIKEIKAFDEEEYRAFAEHLTARVTGLMSQTRGKEPAQGAAAEPLAEIDKLWEAALIEYIGKEASPPKDIVAWAVDRDLTNPADRSLEVRVLVTREQLSSLAQALDQVVQALMRAEVTQSQFFEALQAVSGQTMKRPEDIAGATKLADAGLLPAFIQSLPYKSDILSLTDDMFASMTAEQRSRLEWSILAKLDQYRAINEQVDAWFRLNDTDSDQDLVYPLHIDYLP
- a CDS encoding carboxyl-terminal protease; protein product: MRIGLAVTAVLAAVLAGQCLQAAPLEDIRDILRRHLLNPPDENALAALTEDNLPRRLPDIDPHARLFSASEYRAPLVGGETWIGIGAALVMRDGNIVLHVYKDGGADRAGIPDRSRLLAIDGEVVRGVDVEGVAARLKGEAGSTVRLRLSLPDGRQGSFTVRREAFTPLDVELVPPGTRRVVRVRDFASGVTRPAMRATLDFLARNVSSDATAPVVIDLRDAPGGDLYEAFDLAGLFLPPGALLGTIRGRDGYAMEIRSPGGIKYTMPLVLLVGPDTASSAEIFAGILRQHDRARLVGRTTYGKCSSQTDALLSDGSVLRYTNKEVLFPDGNTCSGLGLRPDLSVSADELDTLPRLMERARSLFP
- a CDS encoding glycine zipper 2TM domain-containing protein, translated to MKIVKATIVIVIICALLPGCATTSDQTRTKAEGTAVGAVLGGLLGYAVGGGRGAAIGAVAGAGVGFLVGNEIAKRKQAYATTEEFLDAEIAHTQEYNRTALAYNQKLSQDVAVLERESSTLRAKYDKGKADRQTLIAKRDTLQKRIDDSKKLEETLAKELEVQTAILDEERQKRPADDQYVVRLEKEVNALRKNLDQLRDGGSQLARIDQRLSV
- a CDS encoding ABC transporter permease, which produces MTPRPMILVPGLAAAHLAHEWILTLCLVIALAAVVSPLLVLMGLKHGTIQTLRDRLVEDPVFREIRPVQTREFPARWFETLAARPGVGFLTPTILPLSSVIQVVPAGRTTGELFDLVPTASGDPLLLENGGVIPADGEAVLTAEAARLAGVKAGDELAVRVTRSRGGQTETAEARLGIVAVLEPRAGSLARVYAPLSFVSDVEAYKEGHAAPARGWTGETPTPYASYDGAVLVLREPLSPIRRTGLIINTGFGHIRDLSPEQAADLLGFSLPSSLVVLDLGAPGASITVSNLQAIDRKLRGETRLLLPYAVDVGLIHDGQAQRPVGLSVDADQAALLGLSATPWGAFGRTPPRDEALTSVLWPRARTGTGPAETVEVVSSTGETLAFPLRVAGVTRLDRPVVPVELVGILRTAGQRDVLFNRDTGRFEMARGGYRGFRLYAASIDHVPELYQWLKDEGIEVVAEVEAIGRIRVLDRGLSRLFWLIALLGLFGGTAVLVASLYAAVERRRRDLGVLRLLGFTRVHVFLFPVLQGLMIAAFGLAAGFGGYAALALAINRSFASELAPGEVFCVLPPAYVPFFCVVTLALAGLASLAAAWRATRIDPAEVIREQ
- a CDS encoding ABC transporter substrate-binding protein, with amino-acid sequence MASVLLFATAGGAESIKIGFNIPLTGDIPKVGEESKFAGEMLREEINAAGGLEVGGKKYQLEFIYEDNESKAESAVSAALKLIERDNVLAIVGPNSSKQAVPAGQASDDNQTPMISPWSTNPDTTKDRPWVFRAAFLDPFQGPVAVDFAMEQFGAKTAAVLYALDNDYSKGLAEIFRDDFNSKNGENSVKAFESYSSKDQDFSAQLTKILAAKPDFIFLPNNYNEVALIIKQAHDLGWKGPFMGADAWGNSELMALCGDDCKGQYFSTHYAAAGATGDTKVFIDRYKAKYGYEPADVAALTWDATRIVLQAIQNTGGLSGKTRADRKAIRDAMAAIPEFPGITGNMKFDEQGDPIKCAVVVKISDKGEFVFTKSVCP